In Flavobacterium cerinum, one genomic interval encodes:
- the secE gene encoding preprotein translocase subunit SecE, which translates to MAKVVNYISEAFEELKSNVTWPQWSEVQRLTIIVAIFSILFALATWGVDVVFAKVLGGFFNLLKKA; encoded by the coding sequence ATGGCAAAAGTTGTTAATTACATATCGGAAGCATTTGAGGAATTGAAATCAAATGTAACCTGGCCGCAATGGTCTGAAGTACAACGTTTAACAATCATTGTTGCGATTTTCTCGATCTTATTCGCGTTAGCAACATGGGGAGTAGATGTTGTGTTCGCTAAAGTGCTGGGAGGATTCTTTAATTTATTAAAAAAGGCTTAA
- the rplA gene encoding 50S ribosomal protein L1 — protein MAKLTKKQKEAASKIEKNKLYSLKDASALIKTVASAKFDESVDIAVRLGVDPRKANQMVRGVVTLPHGTGKDVRVLALVTPDKEAEAKAAGADHVGLDDYLQKIKDGWTDVDVIITMPAVMGKLGPLGRILGPRGLMPNPKTGTVTMDVAKAVQEVKAGKIDFKVDKTGIVHAGIGKVSFEADKISENAHEIIQTLIKLKPTAAKGTYIKSIHISSTMSPAIALDPKAV, from the coding sequence ATGGCAAAATTGACAAAAAAGCAAAAAGAGGCTGCTTCAAAAATTGAGAAGAATAAATTATACAGCTTGAAAGATGCTTCTGCATTAATCAAAACTGTTGCTTCTGCAAAATTTGATGAGTCTGTTGATATCGCAGTTCGTTTGGGAGTAGATCCAAGAAAAGCGAATCAAATGGTTAGAGGTGTGGTTACATTGCCACACGGTACAGGTAAAGACGTACGCGTTTTAGCATTAGTTACTCCGGATAAGGAGGCAGAAGCGAAAGCTGCTGGTGCTGATCACGTAGGATTAGACGATTATTTACAAAAGATAAAAGACGGTTGGACGGATGTTGATGTAATCATCACTATGCCAGCTGTAATGGGTAAATTAGGACCATTAGGACGTATTTTAGGTCCAAGAGGTTTAATGCCAAACCCAAAAACCGGAACGGTTACTATGGACGTTGCGAAAGCAGTTCAGGAAGTGAAAGCTGGTAAAATTGACTTCAAAGTTGATAAAACTGGTATCGTTCACGCTGGAATCGGGAAAGTTTCTTTTGAGGCTGATAAAATTTCTGAGAACGCTCACGAAATCATTCAAACGTTAATCAAATTAAAACCAACAGCAGCGAAAGGTACTTATATTAAGAGTATCCACATCTCATCAACAATGAGTCCTGCTATCGCTTTAGATCCTAAAGCTGTATAA
- the rplL gene encoding 50S ribosomal protein L7/L12 gives MADLKQFAEQLVNLTVKEVNELATILKDEYGIEPAAAAVVVSGGGEAAAVEEQTEFTVVLKDAGASKLAVVKAVKELTGLGLKEAKDLVDGAPSNVKEGVSKDEAEGLKKSLEEAGAVVELK, from the coding sequence ATGGCAGATTTGAAACAATTCGCAGAACAATTGGTTAACTTAACAGTTAAAGAAGTTAACGAATTAGCAACTATATTAAAAGACGAGTATGGAATTGAGCCTGCTGCAGCTGCTGTAGTAGTATCAGGTGGTGGTGAAGCTGCTGCTGTTGAAGAGCAAACTGAATTTACAGTAGTATTGAAAGATGCTGGTGCTTCTAAATTAGCTGTAGTTAAAGCTGTTAAAGAATTAACTGGTTTAGGTCTTAAAGAAGCTAAAGACTTAGTAGACGGTGCTCCTTCAAATGTTAAAGAAGGTGTTTCTAAAGATGAGGCTGAAGGTCTTAAAAAATCTTTAGAAGAAGCTGGAGCTGTAGTTGAGCTTAAATAA
- the rpsU gene encoding 30S ribosomal protein S21: MLIIPIKDGENIDRALKRYKRKFDKTGVVRQLRSRQAFTKPSVTRRAQIQKAAYIQTLRDSLEN; this comes from the coding sequence ATGTTGATTATACCAATTAAAGACGGAGAGAATATTGATAGAGCGTTAAAACGTTACAAAAGAAAATTCGACAAAACGGGAGTTGTTAGACAATTAAGAAGTCGTCAGGCATTCACGAAACCGTCAGTAACAAGAAGAGCGCAAATCCAAAAGGCAGCTTATATCCAGACACTAAGAGATTCTTTAGAGAATTAG
- a CDS encoding ComEA family DNA-binding protein, giving the protein MIKHNKYGLQFTRTQRNGIFVLLLLILLMQFLIYFTGRISLPVTSDPEAEKWLTQQITIDSLKELKQSGKKKWLPFNPNFISDYKGHILGMTVAEIDRLHAFRTQGNYVNSVSDFQKVTGMEEERLAEIAPFFKFPEWVTRKEAKGKQTKEQFEKKEKKLFKVDINSATKEELMTVYGIGETLSERILKEKEKFGAFVSTEQFRYIWGLSDEVVEKLIEYFPVIHPPVISKIDINNASLKELTRFPYFRYALAKEIITYRSMIGTIKSKEDLTKIKEFPVEKVDIIALYLDF; this is encoded by the coding sequence ATGATAAAGCACAATAAATACGGACTACAGTTTACGCGAACACAGCGAAACGGAATTTTTGTATTATTGTTGCTAATCTTGTTAATGCAGTTTCTGATTTACTTCACAGGACGCATTTCTTTACCGGTTACTTCCGATCCCGAAGCTGAAAAATGGCTGACACAACAAATAACAATCGATAGTCTGAAAGAACTAAAACAGTCGGGCAAAAAAAAGTGGCTACCGTTTAACCCGAATTTTATTTCGGATTATAAAGGACATATTTTGGGAATGACCGTTGCCGAAATCGACCGGTTGCATGCATTCCGGACTCAGGGTAATTATGTTAATTCGGTGTCGGATTTTCAAAAAGTTACCGGAATGGAAGAAGAGCGATTGGCTGAAATTGCTCCTTTTTTTAAATTTCCGGAATGGGTAACCCGAAAAGAAGCTAAGGGGAAACAGACAAAAGAGCAATTTGAAAAAAAGGAAAAAAAACTTTTTAAAGTTGACATCAATAGTGCTACAAAAGAAGAATTAATGACAGTGTATGGAATTGGAGAAACCTTGTCGGAGCGGATTTTAAAAGAGAAAGAGAAATTCGGCGCTTTTGTAAGTACGGAACAATTTCGTTATATCTGGGGACTTTCTGATGAAGTGGTAGAAAAACTGATAGAATATTTTCCGGTAATTCATCCGCCGGTTATTTCAAAAATCGATATCAATAACGCTTCTTTAAAAGAATTGACCCGGTTTCCCTATTTTCGATATGCACTGGCAAAAGAGATTATTACCTATAGAAGTATGATTGGTACGATTAAATCCAAAGAAGACTTAACAAAAATTAAAGAATTCCCAGTTGAAAAAGTTGATATAATTGCCTTATATTTGGATTTTTAA
- the rplJ gene encoding 50S ribosomal protein L10 yields MTREEKSIAIEDLTAQLAGANIVYLADISGLNADTTSNLRRACFKAGIKLEVVKNTLLEKAMEASESNFGELPTVLKGNTSILIADIANAPAKIIKEFRKKSDKPILKGAYINEEIYIGDNLLDSLASLKSKEEVIGEIIGLLQSPAQRVISALKNQFKDEEGAAE; encoded by the coding sequence ATGACTAGAGAAGAAAAATCAATCGCGATTGAAGATTTAACTGCACAGTTAGCTGGTGCTAATATTGTTTATTTGGCCGATATTTCGGGTTTAAATGCAGACACTACTTCAAACTTAAGAAGAGCTTGTTTTAAAGCAGGTATTAAATTAGAAGTTGTGAAGAATACATTGTTAGAAAAAGCAATGGAAGCTTCAGAGAGCAACTTTGGTGAATTACCAACTGTTTTAAAAGGAAACACTTCTATATTAATTGCAGACATCGCAAATGCACCTGCAAAAATTATCAAAGAATTCCGTAAAAAATCTGATAAACCGATTTTAAAAGGAGCTTATATCAATGAAGAAATCTACATCGGAGATAACTTACTTGATTCATTAGCATCTCTTAAATCGAAAGAAGAAGTTATCGGAGAAATCATCGGATTACTTCAATCTCCGGCTCAGAGAGTTATTTCAGCTCTTAAAAACCAATTCAAAGACGAAGAGGGAGCTGCGGAGTAA
- the nusG gene encoding transcription termination/antitermination protein NusG — protein sequence MTDNNVKKWYVVRAVSGQENKVKNYIETEINRLGMADYISQVLVPTEKVVQVRDGKKISKDRVYFPGYVMIEANLTGEIPHIIKSITGVIGFLGETKGGDAVPLRQSEVNRMLGKVDELSVKTDTAAIPYAVGETVKVIDGPFNGFNGTVEKVNEEKRKLEVMVKIFGRKTPLELSFMQVEKV from the coding sequence ATGACTGATAATAATGTCAAAAAGTGGTATGTAGTTAGAGCGGTTAGCGGTCAGGAGAATAAAGTAAAAAACTATATCGAGACGGAAATTAACCGTTTGGGTATGGCTGATTATATTTCTCAGGTACTTGTTCCGACTGAAAAAGTGGTTCAGGTACGTGATGGTAAAAAAATAAGCAAAGATCGTGTTTATTTCCCGGGATATGTGATGATAGAAGCAAATCTTACGGGAGAGATTCCTCATATAATAAAGTCGATAACCGGTGTTATCGGGTTTTTAGGGGAAACTAAAGGCGGAGATGCTGTACCGTTAAGACAATCGGAAGTTAACCGTATGTTAGGTAAAGTAGATGAGCTTTCAGTTAAAACCGATACGGCTGCAATACCTTACGCTGTTGGAGAAACAGTAAAAGTAATCGATGGTCCTTTCAATGGTTTCAATGGAACAGTTGAAAAGGTTAACGAAGAGAAGCGTAAACTTGAGGTAATGGTTAAAATTTTCGGAAGAAAAACACCATTGGAATTAAGTTTTATGCAAGTAGAAAAAGTATAA
- a CDS encoding DUF2851 family protein, producing the protein MQEFFLHYIWQYQKITSLSLKTVQGESLQVLNPGYYHKEDGPDFFNARLIIGNQKWAGNVEIHLKSSDWYHHRHEINKKYDNVILHVVWEHDIAVFRPDNSKIPVLVLKEYVPESIVLGYQQLIAEKNWIPCEKQLLSVDPVFWIKWKERLFFERLERKVKPIQNLLKENKNDWEATLFCCLAKGFGLNTNGEAFYQIARNIPFNAVRKERFEEGNLVALFFGMGGLLEEHKQDRYFRNLKKKWFDLKEKYSLTPVIGIPLQFYKLRPDNFPTIRLAQLAQLYHKRADLFDLVMKRNTLPSLYEVFDVEMPEYWQTHYLFDKVSVKTKRVKKMSASFKGLLFVNVILPLRFLYARYFGNDVVEELSDMVKEIVSEKNSITDCFKKLGVTVENAFDSQALLQLKKEYCDSKKCLHCDIGLKLLG; encoded by the coding sequence ATGCAGGAATTTTTTTTACACTATATCTGGCAATACCAGAAAATAACTTCATTGTCATTAAAAACGGTTCAGGGAGAATCACTACAGGTTCTTAATCCCGGATATTATCACAAAGAAGACGGACCGGATTTCTTTAATGCCCGGTTAATTATCGGAAATCAGAAATGGGCCGGAAATGTGGAAATTCATCTGAAATCATCGGATTGGTACCATCACCGACACGAAATCAATAAAAAATACGACAATGTTATTCTGCATGTGGTTTGGGAACACGATATCGCTGTATTCCGTCCGGATAATTCAAAAATACCCGTATTGGTATTAAAAGAATATGTCCCGGAATCTATTGTACTGGGCTATCAGCAACTGATAGCAGAAAAAAACTGGATACCTTGTGAAAAACAACTCCTGAGCGTTGACCCGGTTTTTTGGATCAAATGGAAAGAACGCCTCTTTTTTGAACGTCTCGAACGAAAAGTAAAACCCATTCAGAACCTTCTGAAAGAAAATAAAAACGATTGGGAAGCTACATTATTCTGTTGTCTGGCTAAAGGATTTGGGTTGAATACAAATGGAGAAGCCTTTTATCAGATCGCCCGTAATATCCCGTTTAATGCCGTTAGAAAAGAACGCTTTGAAGAAGGTAACCTCGTAGCACTGTTTTTTGGTATGGGAGGTTTGCTGGAAGAGCATAAACAGGATCGCTATTTTCGAAATCTTAAAAAGAAATGGTTCGATTTAAAAGAAAAATACAGCCTGACACCAGTAATTGGAATTCCGTTGCAGTTTTATAAACTAAGACCGGATAATTTTCCTACAATCCGATTGGCGCAATTGGCACAACTGTATCATAAACGAGCTGATTTGTTTGATCTTGTTATGAAACGGAATACACTTCCTTCTTTATATGAAGTCTTTGATGTTGAAATGCCCGAATATTGGCAAACGCATTACTTATTTGATAAAGTCAGTGTGAAAACAAAGCGAGTTAAAAAGATGAGTGCTTCTTTTAAAGGATTGTTATTTGTTAATGTTATTTTGCCGTTACGGTTTTTATATGCCCGCTATTTCGGAAATGATGTTGTGGAAGAGTTATCTGATATGGTAAAAGAAATTGTATCGGAAAAAAATAGTATAACCGATTGTTTTAAAAAACTGGGAGTGACGGTTGAAAATGCTTTTGATAGCCAGGCATTATTACAACTGAAAAAAGAGTACTGTGATTCTAAAAAATGTTTGCATTGTGATATCGGATTGAAGCTATTGGGATAA
- a CDS encoding tyrosine-type recombinase/integrase, which translates to MHTLLEAYQEYLQKEKKFSVHTLTAYVNDVRFFEAFLQAQRFDVELEKVNYSHVRSWIVELVESGLSTLSVNRKISSLKSFYRFLLKTRQIDVNPLQKHKALKVARKVQIPFSEKELNLVFEEIGEDDGFEAIRDRLIVELFYALGLRRSELIGLKWVDYNTYSKTLKVLGKRNKERLLPVLECTDRLINRYLKEREKLISIADNDLLILSQKGYKVSESFVYRLINDYFSSVSEKVKKSPHVLRHTFATHLLNNGADINSVKELLGHASLSSTQIYTHSSLAELKKIYQEAHPRNRNNFEN; encoded by the coding sequence ATGCATACATTATTAGAAGCATATCAGGAATATTTGCAGAAAGAAAAGAAGTTTTCTGTGCATACGCTCACGGCTTATGTGAATGATGTGCGGTTTTTTGAGGCTTTTTTGCAGGCGCAACGTTTTGATGTTGAGCTGGAAAAAGTCAATTATAGCCATGTCCGATCCTGGATTGTAGAGTTGGTTGAGTCGGGACTTTCGACGCTGTCGGTCAATCGTAAAATATCTTCCTTAAAATCATTTTATCGTTTTTTGTTGAAAACAAGGCAAATTGATGTGAATCCGCTTCAAAAGCATAAAGCGTTGAAGGTGGCGCGGAAAGTGCAGATTCCGTTTTCAGAAAAAGAGCTGAATCTGGTTTTTGAAGAAATAGGAGAGGATGATGGTTTTGAAGCGATTCGGGATCGTTTGATTGTGGAGCTTTTTTATGCGCTGGGATTAAGGCGTTCGGAATTAATAGGGTTGAAATGGGTGGATTATAATACGTATTCGAAAACGTTAAAGGTGTTAGGGAAACGGAATAAAGAGCGTTTGTTGCCGGTTTTGGAGTGTACGGATCGATTAATAAATCGTTATCTTAAAGAAAGAGAAAAGTTAATTTCAATTGCAGATAATGATTTGTTAATATTGAGCCAAAAAGGGTATAAAGTGAGTGAATCGTTTGTTTATCGATTAATAAATGATTACTTTAGTAGTGTCTCTGAGAAGGTAAAAAAGAGTCCTCACGTTCTTAGGCATACCTTTGCAACACATTTGTTGAACAATGGTGCCGATATAAATTCAGTTAAGGAATTGTTAGGTCACGCTAGTTTGTCATCTACGCAGATTTATACGCACAGCAGTCTCGCTGAGTTAAAAAAAATCTATCAGGAGGCGCATCCTCGTAACCGGAACAATTTCGAAAATTAA
- the rplK gene encoding 50S ribosomal protein L11: protein MAKEISKVVKLQVKGGAANPSPPVGPALGAAGVNIMEFCKQFNARTQDKPGKVLPVQITVYKDKSFDFVVKTPPAAIQLLDAAKLKSGSGEPNRKKVASVTWDQIKAIAEDKMQDLNAFEIEKAMSMIAGTARSMGITVSGNAPF, encoded by the coding sequence ATGGCAAAAGAAATTAGTAAAGTAGTTAAACTACAAGTTAAGGGAGGTGCTGCGAATCCGTCGCCACCGGTTGGACCTGCTTTGGGGGCTGCTGGGGTTAACATCATGGAGTTCTGTAAGCAGTTCAATGCTAGAACACAAGATAAACCTGGCAAAGTATTACCAGTACAAATTACTGTGTATAAAGACAAGTCTTTTGACTTTGTTGTTAAAACGCCACCTGCTGCAATTCAATTATTGGATGCTGCAAAATTAAAGTCTGGTTCTGGAGAGCCGAATCGTAAGAAAGTAGCTAGCGTTACTTGGGATCAAATTAAAGCTATCGCTGAAGACAAAATGCAGGATCTTAATGCTTTCGAAATTGAAAAAGCAATGAGTATGATAGCTGGAACAGCTAGATCTATGGGTATAACTGTATCAGGAAACGCTCCTTTTTAA
- the hpf gene encoding ribosome hibernation-promoting factor, HPF/YfiA family produces MKVNVQAVNFNVDKKLIVFVHDRLGKLEKYYDRVVSSDVFLKVENTSDKENKIVEVRISVPGDEFIVKKQSKTFEEAVDLSADSLERLLLKRKDRVRAHI; encoded by the coding sequence ATGAAAGTAAATGTTCAGGCTGTCAATTTTAATGTTGATAAAAAGCTAATTGTTTTTGTTCATGACAGATTAGGGAAATTAGAAAAGTATTACGACAGAGTTGTTTCTTCTGATGTGTTTTTGAAAGTTGAAAATACAAGTGATAAAGAAAATAAAATAGTAGAGGTGAGGATCAGTGTTCCCGGAGATGAGTTCATTGTGAAAAAACAAAGCAAAACTTTTGAAGAAGCGGTTGATTTATCTGCTGATTCTTTAGAGCGTTTATTATTGAAGAGAAAAGACAGGGTAAGAGCTCATATTTAA
- a CDS encoding PspC domain-containing protein, whose amino-acid sequence MKLITNIRHFFEKHGFEVSSRLADRLGMRATSVRLFFIYLSFFTVGLWFGVYLTLAFWLKLKDKIYTKRSSVFDL is encoded by the coding sequence ATGAAACTGATAACCAACATACGTCATTTTTTTGAGAAGCATGGATTTGAAGTGTCGTCGCGACTGGCTGACAGGCTTGGAATGCGCGCTACCAGTGTGCGTTTGTTCTTTATCTATCTGTCTTTTTTTACTGTAGGACTATGGTTCGGAGTATATCTTACACTGGCTTTCTGGCTAAAATTAAAAGATAAGATTTATACAAAACGGAGTTCCGTTTTTGATCTCTGA
- a CDS encoding acyl-CoA dehydrogenase family protein: MNFEYNETQAMIAQSIRDFAEQHIRPNIMEWDEAQTFPVDLFKKLGEMGFMGVLVPEELGGSGLGYHEYITIVEEISKVDPSIGLSVAAHNSLCTNHILTFGNEEQKKRWIPKLATAEWIGAWGLTEHNTGSDAGGMNTTAVKDGDDWVINGAKNFITHAKSGNVAVVIVRTGEKGDSRGMTAFVVEHGTPGFTSGKKENKLGMRASETAELIFDNCRIPDANRLGEVGEGFIQAMKILDGGRISIGALSLGIAKGAYEAALKYSKERHQFGKAISEFQGISFKLADMATEIEASELLLHKAAFLKNNHKPVTTLGAMAKMYSSEVCVKVANEAIQIHGGYGYTKDFPVEKFYRDSKLCTIGEGTTEIQKLVISRNILKG; this comes from the coding sequence ATGAATTTTGAATACAATGAAACGCAAGCAATGATCGCACAATCGATCAGAGATTTTGCTGAACAACACATTCGTCCTAATATTATGGAATGGGACGAAGCACAGACTTTTCCTGTAGATTTATTCAAGAAATTAGGTGAGATGGGATTCATGGGGGTTTTAGTACCTGAAGAACTGGGAGGTTCCGGTTTAGGGTACCATGAGTATATCACTATTGTAGAAGAAATATCAAAAGTAGATCCTTCTATAGGTTTGTCAGTTGCAGCGCATAACTCGCTTTGTACGAATCATATCCTGACTTTTGGTAATGAAGAGCAGAAAAAGAGATGGATTCCTAAATTGGCTACAGCCGAATGGATCGGAGCTTGGGGATTAACAGAACACAATACAGGATCAGATGCAGGTGGAATGAACACTACAGCTGTTAAAGATGGAGATGATTGGGTGATTAACGGTGCTAAAAACTTTATCACACACGCTAAATCAGGTAATGTTGCCGTAGTAATTGTGCGTACCGGAGAGAAAGGAGATTCCAGAGGAATGACCGCTTTTGTTGTAGAACACGGAACACCGGGCTTTACAAGCGGTAAAAAAGAAAATAAACTGGGAATGCGTGCCAGTGAAACAGCAGAATTGATTTTCGATAACTGTCGTATTCCGGATGCAAATCGTTTAGGAGAAGTAGGGGAAGGATTTATCCAGGCTATGAAAATTTTAGACGGAGGACGTATTTCTATCGGAGCTTTATCGTTAGGTATTGCTAAAGGTGCTTACGAAGCAGCATTAAAATACTCAAAAGAGAGACATCAGTTTGGAAAAGCAATTAGCGAATTCCAGGGGATTTCGTTTAAATTAGCTGATATGGCAACTGAAATCGAAGCGTCAGAATTATTATTACACAAAGCAGCTTTCCTTAAGAATAACCATAAACCGGTTACAACTTTAGGAGCGATGGCAAAAATGTACTCTTCTGAAGTTTGTGTAAAAGTAGCTAATGAAGCTATTCAGATTCACGGTGGTTACGGTTATACGAAAGATTTCCCGGTTGAGAAATTCTACAGAGACTCGAAACTATGTACGATCGGAGAAGGAACAACTGAAATCCAGAAACTGGTAATTTCAAGAAACATCCTAAAAGGATAA
- the tuf gene encoding elongation factor Tu, with translation MAKETFDRSKPHLNIGTIGHVDHGKTTLTAAITKVLADAGLSEARSFDQIDNAPEEKERGITINTSHVEYATANRHYAHVDCPGHADYVKNMVTGAAQMDGAILVVAATDGPMPQTREHILLGRQVGVPRMVVFMNKVDMVDDAELLELVEMEIRDLLSFYQYDGDNGPVVKGSALGALNGEPKWVATVMELMEAVDNWIELPQRDVDKPFLMPVEDVFTITGRGTVATGRIETGVANTGDAVEIIGMGADKLTSTITGVEMFRKILDRGEAGDNVGLLLRGIDKADIRRGMVIVKPGSVKPHAKFKAEVYILKKEEGGRHTPFHNNYRPQFYVRTTDVTGTISLPAGVEMVMPGDNLTIEVQLLSPIALSVGLRFAIREGGRTVGAGQVTEILD, from the coding sequence ATGGCAAAGGAAACTTTTGATCGTTCCAAACCCCACTTGAATATTGGTACTATTGGACACGTAGATCACGGAAAAACAACTTTGACTGCTGCTATTACTAAAGTATTAGCTGATGCAGGTTTGTCTGAGGCAAGAAGCTTCGATCAGATTGACAACGCTCCTGAAGAGAAAGAAAGAGGTATTACTATTAATACATCTCACGTAGAATATGCTACTGCTAACCGTCACTATGCACACGTTGACTGTCCAGGTCACGCGGATTACGTGAAAAACATGGTTACTGGTGCTGCTCAGATGGATGGTGCTATCTTGGTAGTTGCTGCTACAGATGGTCCAATGCCACAAACTCGTGAGCACATCCTTTTAGGACGTCAGGTAGGTGTACCTAGAATGGTTGTTTTCATGAACAAAGTAGACATGGTTGACGATGCTGAGTTGTTAGAGCTTGTTGAAATGGAAATCAGAGATTTATTATCTTTCTATCAGTATGATGGTGATAATGGTCCTGTAGTTAAAGGATCTGCTCTTGGTGCATTAAATGGTGAGCCGAAATGGGTTGCTACTGTAATGGAATTAATGGAAGCAGTTGATAACTGGATTGAATTACCACAACGTGATGTTGATAAGCCATTCTTGATGCCGGTAGAGGACGTATTTACAATTACAGGTCGTGGAACTGTTGCTACAGGTCGTATCGAAACTGGAGTTGCTAATACAGGTGATGCTGTTGAAATCATTGGTATGGGAGCTGACAAATTAACTTCTACTATTACAGGAGTTGAGATGTTCCGTAAAATCCTTGATAGAGGTGAAGCTGGAGATAACGTAGGTTTATTATTAAGAGGTATTGACAAAGCTGATATCCGTCGTGGTATGGTTATCGTTAAGCCAGGATCTGTTAAGCCACACGCTAAATTCAAAGCAGAGGTTTATATCTTGAAAAAAGAAGAAGGTGGACGTCACACTCCATTCCACAATAACTACCGTCCACAGTTCTACGTACGTACAACTGACGTAACAGGTACTATCTCTTTACCAGCTGGTGTAGAAATGGTTATGCCTGGGGATAACTTGACTATTGAAGTACAATTATTAAGCCCAATCGCATTAAGCGTAGGTTTACGTTTCGCTATCCGTGAAGGTGGTAGAACAGTAGGTGCTGGTCAGGTAACTGAAATTTTAGACTAA